One window from the genome of Malus domestica chromosome 01, GDT2T_hap1 encodes:
- the LOC103410546 gene encoding RING-H2 finger protein ATL72-like, producing the protein MEAISRFISHLCALSIIFFTLLILEIVVLARSVAGLNPNSGKRVITTTQYLKLIEQKNPTICYTKKLKATECSVCLSDFEEGDKVRELKCKHTFHKHCLDKWLQQYWATCPLCRTKVLSDDVVASYHRLKNQVEYDGSDEELIFLLSSLQAIVVTGGTAWELAQPGKATIPPPPKEKGF; encoded by the exons ATGGAAGCTATATCTCGATTTATCTCCCACCTCTGCGCCCTCTCCATCATCTTCTTCACTCTTCTCATCCTCGAAATCGTAGTCCTTGCCCGTTCCGTCGCCGGACTAAACCCAAATTCAGGCAAACGTGTCATCACCACCACACAGTATCTCAAACTCATAGAGCAAAAGAATCCCACCATTTGCTACACAAAAAAGTTGAAGGCCACAGAATGCTCAGTTTGCTTATCGGATTTTGAGGAAGGTGACAAGGTTAGGGAGCTGAAATGCAAGCACACATTTCACAAGCATTGCCTTGACAAGTGGCTGCAACAGTATTGGGCCACGTGTCCACTTTGCAGGACTAAGGTATTGTCGGACGATGTTGTGGCCAGTTATCATCGGCTGAAAAATCAGGTAGAATACGACGGCAGCGATGAGGAGTTGATTTTCTTGTTATCTTCGTTGCAGG CAATTGTCGTAACTGGCGGAACTGCATGGGAACTGGCTCAACCGGGAAAGGCCACCATCCCCCCACCCCCCAAAGAAAAAGGATTTTGA